Proteins encoded in a region of the Panthera tigris isolate Pti1 chromosome B2, P.tigris_Pti1_mat1.1, whole genome shotgun sequence genome:
- the RFPL4B gene encoding ret finger protein-like 4B isoform X1: MAQSLQEEVTCPVCLEIFLSPVLLPCAHIFCFHCVRRWMLEHRDLKLTCPVCRGVSDSPPLEEWQIGALSLLFTQHSALLEKSLHVSNELLRFREDMTLDTSTAHSFLILSDDLKNVRCGKICRNPVEDPQRFTHLACVLGTPCFSSGCHYWEVEVGQAEEWTLGICQESVDRKRKAGFSSEHGFWFISMKAGTIYTSSFPETRIPASPELSHVGIFLDVEMEEIKFFDVRGNALIYTHSHLSCVEPLRPFFCPELPRESDSGASLKLCS, encoded by the coding sequence ATGGCCCAGAGTCTGCAAGAGGAGGTGACCTGTCCGGTTTGTCTGGAAATTTTCTTAAGCCCCGTTTTACTCCCCTGTGCACACATTTTCTGCTTTCATTGCGTGCGAAGATGGATGCTAGAACACAGGGATCTGAAATTGACCTGCCCCGTGTGTCGAGGGGTAAGTGACAGCCCCCCTTTGGAGGAATGGCAAATTGGAGCACTATCACTTCTGTTCACACAGCACAGTGCCCTACTGGAGAAAAGTCTGCACGTAAGCAATGAGTTGTTGAGGTTCCGGGAGGACATGACCCTGGATACAAGCACCGCCCACTCCTTCCTCATCCTCTCTGATGACCTCAAGAATGTTCGGTGTGGGAAGATCTGCCGCAACCCAGTGGAAGATCCCCAGAGGTTCACCCACCTGGCCTGTGTCCTGGGCACCCCATGCTTCTCCTCCGGCTGCCATTACTGGGAGGTCGAAGTGGGACAGGCGGAGGAGTGGACCCTGGGGATCTGCCAGGAATCAgtcgacagaaagagaaaggccgGTTTCTCCTCCGAGCATGGCTTCTGGTTTATCagcatgaaggcagggaccatcTATACCAGCTCCTTCCCAGAAACCAGAATTCCTGCGAGCCCTGAACTTAGCCACGTaggaatttttttagatgttgagATGGAAGAAATCAAGTTTTTTGATGTGAGAGGTAATGCCCTCATCTATACACACAGTCATCTCTCATGCGTGG